The Eurosta solidaginis isolate ZX-2024a chromosome 4, ASM4086904v1, whole genome shotgun sequence genome includes a window with the following:
- the LOC137249937 gene encoding uncharacterized protein, whose protein sequence is MRHNGVEHLIVPSEGDAIKATTPAKEPESCQRFSLDLEEDLQTLLEARAAPRVANVDQHESNVAVSGNAMNKIFEMEDENKSNNANTIKRIPYNFSTKASCDETTFECQQQRTSDESFMALEKICDKTASDPDSTLFKYIHSENKDMVKEDAKKRSADGNYFKIPCKQELQEIDEEAQSLQRLLHDLCVQEQHQLDNETPLKSIDVTLLEDIEAPSKTWDSTIVGDTTLQTSPLKMVRLLRPSTILEENCEDQSNSSLGGDDASSHISFQSAQKGSETSATTSF, encoded by the exons atgcgacacaatggagtggaacatttaattgtgccaagcgaaggggatgcaat aaaggctacaacgcctgctaaagagccggaatcttgccaacgctttagcttggatttagaggaggatctacaaactttgctagaagcacgcgcagctcctcgtgtagcgaatgtggatcaacacgaaagtaacgttgctgttagcggaaatgcaatgaacaaaatatttgaaatggaggatgaaaataaatccaacaatgcaaacactataaagaggattccttataatttttcaactaagGCATCTTGTGACGAAACTACATTCGAATGCCAACAGCAACGTACGTCTGATGAAAGTTTTATGGCTTTGGAAAAAATATGTGATAAAACAGCATCCGATCCTGACAGCacactatttaagtacatacatagcgagaacaaggatatggttaaagaagatgctaaaaagcgcagcgccgatggaaactattttaaaatcccttgtaaacaag AGCTACAAGAAATAGATGAAGAAGCACAATCATTGCAACGTCTATTACATGACTTATGCGTACAGGAGCAGCATCAATTGGATAATGAAACTCCTTTAAAAAGTATTGATGTAACACTACTAGAAGATATTGAAGCGCCATCTAAAACGTGGGACTCCACAATAGTGGGCGATACCACTTTACAAACTTCACCTTTGAAAATGGTGAGACTTCTCAGACCATCTACTATACTAGAGGAAAATTGCGAAGATCAGTCTaatagttctttgggtggtgatgatgcatcatcacacataagctttcaaagcgctcaaaaaggcagtgaaacttcagcgacaacaagcttttaa